The proteins below are encoded in one region of Rhododendron vialii isolate Sample 1 chromosome 7a, ASM3025357v1:
- the LOC131332005 gene encoding large ribosomal subunit protein cL38 — protein sequence MSVSALFASKIATPPISSAFAASGYGVVATKTSPRLTGGGGLVIECSSRPRKKATAHHRKTRPRKTQPWDIKRKPTVYAPLPPMPPEWTLVTGDDFPQTPTAETTQTLESESEQ from the coding sequence ATGTCAGTTTCAGCTCTATTCGCTTCAAAAATTGCAACCCCGCCAATCTCTTCCGCTTTCGCCGCCTCCGGTTACGGCGTCGTCGCGACGAAGACATCCCCGAGACTCACCGGCGGAGGAGGACTGGTGATAGAGTGCTCGTCTCGGCCTCGGAAGAAGGCGACGGCGCACCACAGGAAGACCCGGCCGCGCAAGACGCAGCCTTGGGACATCAAGCGCAAGCCCACCGTCTACGCTCCTCTCCCTCCCATGCCTCCCGAGTGGACCCTCGTCACCGGCGACGACTTTCCCCAGACTCCGACCGCCGAGACCACTCAGACACTCGAAAGCGAAAGCGAGCAGTAA